A window from Chryseobacterium vaccae encodes these proteins:
- a CDS encoding lactonase family protein has translation MTIILTSVKLYSQNTYVFFGSFNWDKETEGIYVYELDTVRGKLSKVTSAKNILNPSFLTLSPNGKYLFACTESKTKNAGSVSSFEFSPKDRTLTFINSQKSGGENPVYLTAHQNAKWLVNGNYTEGSVSVYPVSEDGMIQPAVQNFQFSEGSINRDRQDRSHIHSTVFSPDFNYVFLPDLGADKIRAYQFENEKDKPLTTAEIPFTQVVLGSGPRHFTFHPNGKFAYCIEEMGGAVSVYSYENGKLTPVQRMFTHSEKFKEDFEGSDVHISPDGKFLYASNRGHENNIAIFSIQNDGKLKNIGYQPTKGKHPRTFAIDESGKFLIVTNVVSSDVFVFKRNAETGLLKKVGGRVKIRNVTSVQIRKY, from the coding sequence ATGACTATAATTTTAACCAGTGTAAAATTATATTCACAGAATACGTACGTATTTTTTGGTTCATTTAACTGGGATAAAGAAACAGAGGGGATTTATGTGTATGAACTGGATACCGTCCGTGGAAAACTATCTAAAGTAACCTCAGCAAAAAATATTCTGAATCCGTCATTCCTGACCTTATCTCCCAACGGTAAGTATCTTTTTGCCTGTACAGAAAGCAAAACGAAAAATGCAGGAAGTGTAAGCAGTTTTGAGTTTAGCCCCAAAGACAGGACACTGACCTTTATCAACAGCCAAAAAAGCGGCGGCGAAAATCCGGTATATCTTACGGCCCATCAAAATGCAAAATGGCTGGTTAATGGGAATTATACAGAGGGAAGTGTTTCTGTATATCCGGTTTCGGAGGATGGAATGATTCAGCCTGCAGTTCAGAATTTCCAGTTTTCAGAAGGGAGTATCAATCGGGATAGGCAGGACCGTTCCCATATCCATTCAACTGTATTTTCTCCTGATTTTAACTATGTTTTTCTTCCTGATTTGGGAGCAGATAAGATCAGAGCTTATCAGTTTGAAAATGAAAAAGATAAACCTTTAACGACTGCTGAGATTCCTTTTACACAGGTCGTTTTAGGAAGCGGACCAAGGCATTTTACTTTTCACCCGAACGGAAAATTTGCCTATTGTATTGAAGAAATGGGAGGAGCAGTAAGTGTATATTCATACGAAAACGGGAAATTAACCCCTGTACAAAGGATGTTTACCCATTCTGAAAAATTCAAGGAGGATTTTGAAGGCTCGGATGTTCATATTTCTCCTGATGGTAAGTTTTTATATGCATCCAACCGCGGACATGAAAATAATATTGCGATCTTTTCCATTCAGAATGACGGAAAACTGAAAAATATAGGCTATCAGCCGACCAAAGGAAAACATCCGAGAACATTTGCTATAGATGAATCCGGAAAGTTCCTGATCGTAACCAATGTTGTAAGCAGTGATGTGTTTGTATTTAAGAGAAATGCAGAAACTGGACTGCTGAAAAAAGTAGGAGGCCGGGTTAAAATAAGAAATGTAACTTCCGTACAGATCAGAAAATATTAA
- a CDS encoding restriction endonuclease subunit R produces MNKNFWNLYKDSKKGKEVIDLFTFDIENDDLELKAKQIFQKYNEYFGGPDVEDYFLDNCFLIIDNIIVNRLFIENGESDSEYFIRLIDHLEVFFVEENSHGEIIIQENSRPIIVQKDYKSFCAILSEISLMLYFYSDGFFFPVLFREQFDVFMKILDVLEIPIPKLPVKSDKRGRLLFYNKLNDNILKFANENQLKREEICACIYDFALMLLEEDGMKIEMPEPTNVWLTGGSKEDYLTFLQNPIIDAKSVWACNENTKRGDIIVMYVLAPYSCIQSIWRADIDGVYTPFNYYNSRTRTSNGIVVPHITIKELKGDSYFSKLSITRKNFQGVNGIRFSATDYRELQRLLQDKGFDVSVLPQLHKPNLEFDEKLESEKDVEEKLLIPLLEKLGYSNLDWTRQLSQKAGRKEKAIPDFVFLPKGEIYFQNAPMIIEAKFDMSSNIEKTKSYNQALSYARLMKSTVFGICDKERLIIYKERKKYFDRFNPAFEKHWQNINDEEIFGQLKVLIGKDVIKTY; encoded by the coding sequence ATGAATAAAAACTTCTGGAATTTATATAAAGATTCAAAAAAAGGAAAAGAAGTGATTGATCTTTTTACTTTTGATATTGAAAATGACGATCTTGAACTAAAAGCTAAACAAATTTTTCAAAAGTATAATGAATATTTTGGCGGACCTGATGTTGAAGATTATTTTTTAGATAACTGTTTTCTAATCATCGATAATATTATTGTAAATAGGTTATTTATAGAAAATGGAGAGAGTGATTCTGAATATTTCATAAGATTAATTGATCATCTTGAAGTTTTTTTTGTTGAAGAAAATTCACATGGAGAGATAATTATACAAGAAAACTCACGGCCAATAATTGTCCAAAAAGATTATAAATCTTTCTGTGCTATATTATCGGAGATTTCACTCATGCTTTACTTTTACAGTGATGGGTTTTTCTTTCCTGTTCTTTTTCGTGAACAATTTGATGTTTTCATGAAAATATTAGATGTTTTAGAAATTCCAATACCAAAACTGCCTGTAAAGTCAGATAAAAGAGGACGGCTGTTATTTTATAATAAACTTAATGACAATATTTTAAAGTTTGCAAATGAAAATCAGTTGAAACGAGAAGAAATTTGTGCCTGTATTTACGATTTTGCATTGATGCTGTTAGAAGAAGACGGAATGAAGATAGAAATGCCGGAGCCAACAAATGTATGGTTAACTGGGGGGAGTAAAGAAGATTATTTGACTTTTTTGCAAAACCCTATTATAGACGCAAAATCTGTTTGGGCATGTAATGAAAATACAAAACGAGGAGATATAATTGTGATGTATGTTCTTGCACCTTACAGCTGTATTCAATCAATTTGGAGAGCAGATATTGATGGCGTTTATACACCCTTTAACTATTATAACAGCAGAACGAGGACCAGTAATGGAATTGTTGTTCCTCATATAACAATAAAAGAACTAAAGGGAGATTCTTATTTTTCAAAACTTTCTATTACCCGCAAGAATTTTCAAGGTGTAAACGGGATTCGATTTTCAGCTACTGATTATAGAGAATTACAGCGTTTATTACAAGATAAAGGATTTGATGTTTCTGTTTTACCACAATTGCATAAACCTAATTTAGAATTTGATGAGAAGTTAGAAAGTGAAAAGGATGTTGAAGAAAAGCTGTTAATTCCATTACTGGAAAAGTTGGGATATTCTAACTTAGATTGGACAAGACAATTATCACAAAAAGCAGGAAGAAAAGAAAAAGCAATTCCTGATTTTGTATTCCTGCCAAAAGGTGAAATTTATTTCCAGAATGCACCAATGATAATTGAAGCAAAGTTTGATATGAGTTCCAACATTGAAAAAACAAAGTCGTACAATCAAGCTTTATCCTACGCTCGCCTGATGAAATCAACTGTTTTTGGCATTTGCGATAAAGAAAGATTAATAATTTATAAAGAAAGGAAAAAATATTTTGATCGTTTTAATCCGGCTTTTGAAAAACATTGGCAAAATATAAATGATGAGGAAATATTTGGGCAATTAAAGGTTTTGATAGGTAAAGATGTAATAAAAACTTATTAG
- a CDS encoding VOC family protein has protein sequence MNAVSIRIITSEIEKLIPFYEQVTGIKAIQYTPDFAELQTPTATIAIGSTGTLQFFGGESVAQPAENRSVIIEFLVSDVEKKFEQLRTFLTPYLVQEPTIMPWGNQSLLFRDPDGNLVNFFTPVTEEAIEKFSSKKG, from the coding sequence ATGAATGCAGTATCCATCCGTATTATTACGTCCGAAATTGAAAAATTAATTCCTTTTTATGAGCAGGTAACAGGTATCAAGGCGATACAATATACTCCTGATTTTGCAGAACTTCAGACTCCTACAGCAACCATTGCCATTGGAAGCACTGGAACTTTACAGTTTTTTGGCGGCGAAAGTGTCGCCCAACCGGCAGAAAACCGTTCTGTTATCATAGAATTTCTGGTAAGCGATGTTGAAAAGAAATTTGAGCAGTTAAGAACTTTCCTTACTCCTTATCTTGTACAGGAACCCACAATAATGCCTTGGGGTAATCAGTCTTTACTATTCAGGGATCCGGATGGCAATCTGGTTAATTTCTTTACTCCTGTCACAGAGGAAGCCATAGAAAAGTTTTCTTCCAAAAAAGGATAA
- a CDS encoding peroxidase, FMP-type, giving the protein MLKRKKEGLEAGSQLLRTAKAGQQGFLEELMDGYSKLLIDDPVRPFREENLQQIENSVDYGILAALDGTWVSYNANYNENISRPSLASGVHTTIMPSPGTNSGTIPGKFSFDCEEYIEKLTFSIVPGGVRNRGGASELFCGAVKYEQSIKSVNTVEGQDALKYTPIHEENGMYLWLSDMYNHAATKESIERDRGIHAFSEEDYKNYGYDGKYRDEPLLRISPDGQEKEYILQSQLQPGQPYYEIIPAQELKPGAGLDGPYFIPDYSISRSGVIPHGSTITLLGDIAPKNQSYLINGSPEFPYGEKAWQPDHLSISRTMGSAGVTPDHIIDLDQPAPDWVHEILTDENDPGSNKIYTQRILADDLYPYSVRPDMRLRDTLRGQEVKNYVHVKMSSKMKTGAQGGILNVPFVNRFVPTVEVDMYMWIETVVENGKEILQLQYEQIVFFEFDFGNDGGTTSWPHIQTNTLRKLEDIPEDQRKIIEEQFFDKKPDMAVTGNTADPAAGCPYHKG; this is encoded by the coding sequence ATGCTTAAACGAAAAAAAGAAGGTCTTGAGGCCGGAAGTCAGCTACTGAGAACCGCAAAAGCCGGCCAGCAAGGATTTTTGGAAGAATTGATGGACGGGTACTCTAAACTTCTTATTGATGACCCGGTAAGACCCTTCAGGGAAGAGAACCTTCAACAGATTGAGAATAGTGTAGATTACGGTATTCTGGCGGCTCTGGACGGAACATGGGTGAGCTACAATGCCAATTACAACGAGAATATTAGCCGGCCTTCATTAGCCAGCGGTGTCCATACCACAATTATGCCTTCTCCGGGTACTAATTCAGGAACTATTCCGGGAAAATTCAGCTTCGACTGTGAAGAATATATTGAAAAGCTTACGTTTTCCATCGTTCCCGGTGGTGTGCGTAACCGGGGCGGAGCCAGTGAACTGTTCTGCGGAGCGGTAAAATATGAACAAAGTATCAAGAGCGTTAACACCGTAGAAGGACAAGATGCATTAAAATATACGCCTATTCATGAGGAAAACGGGATGTACCTATGGCTGAGCGATATGTACAATCATGCTGCAACTAAAGAATCTATCGAAAGAGACCGCGGTATTCACGCATTCTCAGAAGAAGATTATAAAAATTACGGCTATGACGGAAAATACAGGGATGAGCCTCTTCTCCGCATTTCACCGGACGGACAGGAAAAGGAATATATTCTTCAAAGCCAGCTGCAGCCAGGACAGCCTTACTACGAAATTATTCCTGCTCAGGAATTAAAACCCGGAGCTGGTCTTGATGGTCCTTATTTCATTCCGGATTATTCTATTTCTCGAAGCGGCGTTATTCCTCACGGCAGTACTATTACCTTATTAGGAGATATTGCCCCTAAAAATCAGAGTTATTTAATCAATGGCTCTCCTGAATTCCCATATGGTGAGAAAGCATGGCAGCCGGATCATCTTTCTATTTCACGCACTATGGGCAGCGCCGGGGTAACACCTGATCATATTATTGATCTGGACCAGCCTGCACCGGATTGGGTACATGAAATCCTGACAGATGAGAACGACCCGGGATCAAACAAGATCTACACCCAGCGAATACTGGCTGATGATCTGTATCCTTATTCCGTACGGCCTGATATGAGGCTCCGTGATACGTTGAGAGGACAGGAAGTCAAAAACTACGTCCACGTCAAGATGTCTTCCAAAATGAAGACCGGTGCACAGGGAGGTATTTTAAATGTTCCTTTTGTTAACCGCTTTGTTCCTACCGTTGAAGTAGATATGTACATGTGGATTGAAACGGTTGTTGAAAACGGAAAAGAAATCCTTCAACTCCAATACGAACAGATTGTTTTCTTCGAATTTGACTTCGGAAACGATGGAGGTACAACAAGCTGGCCCCACATCCAGACCAATACGCTTCGTAAGCTGGAAGATATTCCCGAAGACCAGAGAAAAATCATTGAAGAACAGTTTTTTGATAAAAAGCCGGATATGGCAGTTACCGGTAATACTGCTGATCCGGCAGCCGGATGCCCTTATCATAAGGGATAG
- a CDS encoding serine hydrolase domain-containing protein yields the protein MTIITLNKSMFKTHFFSALLTAALFSIPVKAQKSDSYVKKIDSIITSSVPLQFTGVVLVSQAGKTKYLKAHGYRDFDKKTPLKTNDQFEIMSNSKQITAVLVLQEAEKGTLDLQTPIKKYLPKLTQSWADTVTVHNLLNHTHGIVDTEKPLVIKPGSQFKYGNLSYALLGEILENTTKKKFTELAHSLFRKLKMNKTFCYDPQNKQSLVPGYRSENNQYQKVDETFINNELLPAAGIVSTVQDLAKWDQALYKGKLLSSKYQKAMMTASTLSQHNVFGKENMGFGYSVRVIKEQGLDYFGITGLGDGFTCLNVYFPSTDTSVIVLENQMPRNSEYWSYKEATIKNAVLKSIISSH from the coding sequence ATGACCATTATAACACTAAATAAATCCATGTTTAAAACCCATTTTTTTTCTGCATTACTTACTGCTGCACTATTCAGTATTCCTGTAAAAGCCCAGAAATCTGATTCCTATGTAAAGAAAATCGACAGTATTATTACCTCTTCAGTGCCTTTACAGTTCACCGGGGTTGTCCTCGTGTCCCAAGCCGGGAAAACCAAATATCTGAAAGCGCATGGATACAGGGATTTTGATAAAAAAACTCCCCTGAAAACTAATGATCAGTTCGAGATTATGTCCAATTCAAAGCAAATTACCGCAGTCCTCGTCCTGCAGGAAGCTGAAAAAGGAACTCTTGATCTTCAGACCCCGATCAAAAAATACCTTCCGAAACTTACTCAATCGTGGGCTGACACGGTAACAGTGCACAACCTACTGAATCATACCCACGGTATTGTGGACACGGAAAAACCACTGGTTATCAAGCCGGGTTCGCAATTCAAATATGGTAATTTATCCTATGCTCTTTTAGGGGAGATCCTTGAAAATACAACGAAAAAGAAATTCACGGAGCTGGCCCATTCCCTTTTCAGGAAACTGAAAATGAATAAAACCTTCTGCTACGATCCACAGAATAAGCAATCCTTAGTTCCGGGATACAGAAGTGAAAATAATCAGTATCAGAAAGTTGATGAAACATTCATCAATAACGAACTGCTCCCTGCTGCCGGAATTGTTTCCACAGTTCAGGATCTGGCGAAATGGGACCAGGCGCTGTACAAAGGGAAATTGCTTTCGTCCAAATATCAAAAAGCGATGATGACAGCTTCTACTCTATCTCAGCACAATGTTTTTGGAAAAGAAAATATGGGATTCGGGTATAGCGTGAGGGTTATCAAAGAACAGGGTCTGGATTATTTCGGGATCACAGGACTGGGAGACGGCTTTACCTGCCTTAATGTGTATTTTCCTTCCACAGACACCAGTGTAATTGTTCTTGAAAACCAGATGCCAAGAAACAGCGAATATTGGAGTTATAAAGAAGCGACTATTAAGAATGCGGTGCTGAAGAGTATTATCAGCAGCCATTAG
- a CDS encoding ferritin-like domain-containing protein has product MRQRLINKTELQEQETIPQSKAATLRSSKALSRDTIVADDTSLQSLLFDSTLGKQEWTDGLKHHSKMLTNLLLNDQIEEFDQYLSSQFGSKISDLPLKDKKASKVKKGLAAIDYRPVLQDLLQTAILIEHSTIPPYLTALYSIKEGTNPLASQIIRSVAVEEMLHLIMVCNVLNAINIQPSVNKPQNYPVYPMKLPMNVDFYVGLETFSPNSIATFIAIESPSSPLVKAPKYKPEFEFSAKLAKGMAVQENNFWTLENMKGFIMENVHTIGEYYDVLFFYITVFQIIAYYQEHGSLPTSFKELNTGGIFTGDPAKQIRPEQYYGSGGKLHAVEALEGVIAVFQEIKGQGEGADDSIFDVDPSQFEEGVELAHYFRFKEVFHEHFYIGGNYEPFMDKDGMMPVATPPTGKPLPVDWSAAYPMKENPKLSDYTDNKELYAQGVEFNKTYRRLLDAIQSAVEGNQKELEKSIMYMYALKEQAVGLMKQPLDSQYTAGPTFEYISL; this is encoded by the coding sequence ATGAGACAAAGACTTATCAATAAAACAGAACTTCAGGAACAGGAAACAATACCTCAAAGTAAAGCGGCAACGTTACGGTCTTCGAAGGCTTTAAGTAGGGATACTATCGTTGCAGACGACACTTCTCTACAATCTTTATTATTTGACTCCACTTTAGGTAAACAAGAATGGACTGACGGATTAAAGCATCACAGCAAAATGCTGACGAACCTGCTGCTCAATGACCAGATTGAAGAGTTTGACCAGTATTTAAGTTCACAGTTCGGCTCAAAAATTTCAGATTTACCGCTTAAGGATAAAAAAGCATCTAAGGTAAAAAAGGGATTAGCTGCTATTGATTACCGTCCTGTTCTTCAGGATCTTTTACAGACAGCTATCCTTATTGAGCATTCTACCATTCCTCCCTACCTTACGGCTCTTTATTCCATCAAGGAGGGAACGAATCCATTGGCTTCACAGATCATCAGAAGTGTGGCTGTTGAAGAAATGCTTCACCTCATCATGGTTTGTAATGTTCTGAATGCAATCAATATCCAGCCTTCTGTGAACAAACCACAGAACTACCCTGTTTATCCGATGAAATTGCCCATGAATGTTGATTTCTATGTCGGTCTCGAGACGTTTTCACCCAATAGCATTGCCACTTTTATCGCTATTGAAAGTCCAAGCAGTCCTCTAGTAAAAGCTCCGAAGTACAAACCGGAATTTGAATTCAGTGCAAAATTAGCCAAAGGAATGGCCGTGCAGGAAAACAATTTCTGGACACTTGAAAATATGAAAGGTTTTATCATGGAAAATGTTCATACCATCGGAGAATATTATGATGTTCTGTTCTTTTATATTACGGTTTTCCAGATTATTGCCTATTATCAGGAACACGGAAGCCTTCCTACCAGCTTCAAAGAATTAAACACAGGAGGAATTTTCACAGGAGATCCCGCCAAACAGATCCGCCCGGAACAATATTATGGTAGCGGTGGAAAATTACATGCGGTAGAAGCTCTGGAAGGGGTAATTGCCGTTTTCCAGGAAATCAAGGGACAGGGTGAAGGTGCAGATGATTCTATTTTTGATGTTGATCCTTCCCAGTTTGAAGAGGGAGTGGAACTGGCTCATTATTTCAGATTTAAAGAAGTTTTCCATGAGCATTTCTATATTGGAGGGAATTATGAGCCTTTCATGGATAAAGACGGAATGATGCCCGTTGCTACCCCGCCGACAGGGAAACCTCTTCCTGTAGACTGGAGTGCGGCTTATCCTATGAAAGAAAACCCTAAGCTAAGCGATTATACGGACAACAAAGAGTTATATGCTCAGGGCGTGGAATTCAACAAGACCTACCGCCGTTTATTAGATGCCATCCAGAGCGCAGTGGAAGGCAACCAGAAAGAACTGGAAAAATCAATCATGTACATGTATGCCCTGAAAGAACAGGCTGTCGGATTAATGAAACAGCCATTGGATTCTCAATATACAGCAGGTCCTACTTTCGAATACATCAGTTTGTAA
- a CDS encoding GMC oxidoreductase yields the protein MRKPTHKKDVIIVGTGIAGSLIAKLLTDHVYSVNGKKFIHRTAANLRFKEILAEIDFESVKKLEHLPASASYQNEINNSKDRTHKEIDAQAAKKNIDPKTLENRIGLELFKTYFFLEFYHEISILMYEAGLEAGVELDSVSSMTNYTEYMRTFYTQEAKVPNSPYPNLKQAPSPNVLDVAQITPPFPDKKGYLVQFGPMAFASDAIRVGGGTTLHWLGTTPRMLPNDFRLTEKYGIEINKPDSSDKSPINWPIDYDTLKPYYEMAEFEIGVSGDVSKQEYPIDESMEEYYGNYVFPMEEIPQSYMDNQIIKGLKDTSVKLNFEEIQLLLVPSPQGRNSAPNLRYGNTKVIRAKYKKPGYSLVLDDSEKEEYKALGSIWNPYMGERCEGNASCVPICPVQAKYNALKTLKKALYKINENDNLKRNPHIEIKAQSVVYRLSVDQKRISKVHLRRYTSKEKTDFIEEFIDTSDSIVILAANAFENPKILLNSKYMVTENGRQVEKTVANNSDQVGRNLMDHMVMLTWGLFPEPVYSYRGPGSTTNISSFRDGKFRSEFSAWISPLDNWGWSWPAFSPGSDLSEFLGQGLFGTDLKEALTYRLSRQVLFHFEIEQLPNPNNRVTINNQYMDALGIPRPVVHYELTDYEKKAMEQAKLASDQMFERLGIQDFTKYNATDPNTTVYNNVRYSYNGAGHIVGTHRMGSSPDDSVTDSYCKSWDHPNLYIVGAGNMTTLGTSNPTLTLSAFTIRSVESILTDLEAHF from the coding sequence ATGAGAAAGCCTACCCACAAAAAAGATGTGATCATCGTAGGAACAGGGATCGCCGGATCGCTGATCGCTAAACTGCTGACGGATCATGTGTACAGCGTGAACGGAAAAAAATTCATTCATCGTACGGCAGCGAATCTGAGATTTAAAGAAATACTGGCAGAAATTGATTTTGAATCAGTTAAAAAATTAGAACATCTGCCTGCATCTGCTTCCTATCAAAACGAAATCAACAATTCTAAAGACAGGACTCATAAAGAAATTGATGCTCAGGCAGCTAAAAAGAATATCGATCCCAAAACGCTTGAAAACAGGATTGGATTAGAGCTTTTTAAAACCTATTTCTTTCTTGAATTCTATCACGAAATATCGATTCTGATGTATGAAGCCGGTCTGGAAGCCGGGGTTGAACTGGATTCTGTATCATCCATGACCAATTATACTGAGTATATGCGTACTTTTTATACTCAGGAAGCCAAAGTTCCGAATTCTCCTTATCCCAATTTAAAGCAGGCTCCTTCACCCAACGTTCTGGACGTCGCACAGATCACTCCTCCATTTCCTGATAAAAAAGGATATCTGGTTCAGTTTGGCCCTATGGCCTTTGCAAGTGATGCGATCCGGGTTGGAGGCGGAACTACCCTCCACTGGCTGGGAACTACTCCAAGAATGCTTCCCAATGATTTCAGACTTACAGAAAAATATGGCATTGAGATCAATAAGCCTGATTCTTCCGACAAAAGCCCGATCAACTGGCCGATTGATTACGATACTTTAAAACCTTACTACGAAATGGCTGAATTCGAGATCGGTGTTTCCGGAGATGTTTCAAAACAGGAATATCCCATCGATGAAAGTATGGAAGAATACTATGGCAATTATGTGTTTCCGATGGAAGAAATTCCCCAAAGTTACATGGATAATCAAATCATTAAAGGCCTTAAAGATACAAGTGTTAAACTGAATTTTGAAGAAATCCAGTTACTGTTGGTTCCTTCTCCGCAAGGAAGAAATTCTGCCCCAAACCTTCGATACGGAAATACAAAAGTCATCAGGGCAAAATATAAAAAGCCTGGCTACAGCCTGGTGCTGGACGATTCGGAAAAAGAAGAATACAAAGCGCTCGGATCCATCTGGAATCCTTATATGGGCGAACGCTGTGAAGGTAATGCTTCCTGTGTACCGATCTGCCCGGTTCAGGCCAAATACAATGCTTTAAAAACCCTGAAAAAGGCATTGTATAAAATCAATGAAAATGATAATCTTAAACGCAATCCGCATATAGAGATTAAAGCTCAGAGTGTGGTGTATCGTTTAAGCGTTGACCAGAAGAGAATTTCGAAAGTTCATTTGAGAAGATATACTTCAAAAGAGAAAACAGATTTTATAGAAGAGTTTATTGATACTTCAGATTCTATCGTTATTCTGGCAGCCAATGCTTTTGAAAATCCAAAAATTCTGTTGAATTCAAAATATATGGTTACCGAAAACGGCCGGCAGGTAGAAAAAACAGTGGCCAACAACAGCGATCAGGTAGGAAGAAATTTAATGGATCATATGGTCATGCTGACCTGGGGGTTGTTCCCTGAACCAGTATATTCCTATAGAGGGCCCGGATCGACTACCAATATTTCGTCTTTCCGTGACGGGAAGTTCAGGAGTGAGTTTTCGGCATGGATCTCTCCGCTCGATAACTGGGGATGGAGCTGGCCTGCCTTTTCTCCGGGATCAGATCTTTCGGAATTCTTAGGACAGGGGCTTTTTGGAACAGATTTGAAAGAAGCTTTAACCTACAGGCTTTCCAGACAGGTTTTATTCCATTTTGAAATTGAACAGCTGCCGAATCCTAATAACAGAGTAACCATTAATAATCAGTACATGGATGCACTGGGCATTCCGCGTCCTGTGGTACATTACGAGCTTACGGATTATGAAAAGAAGGCAATGGAACAGGCAAAACTGGCTTCAGACCAGATGTTTGAAAGGCTGGGAATTCAGGATTTCACCAAGTATAACGCGACAGATCCCAATACAACGGTATATAATAATGTAAGATATTCTTACAACGGAGCCGGACATATTGTGGGAACCCACAGAATGGGCTCTTCACCGGACGACTCTGTAACGGACAGCTACTGTAAATCCTGGGATCACCCGAATTTATACATCGTCGGAGCCGGAAATATGACAACGTTGGGAACCTCCAACCCTACTTTAACCTTATCTGCATTCACGATCCGTTCAGTAGAATCTATCCTGACCGATCTGGAAGCCCATTTTTAA